Genomic segment of Panicum virgatum strain AP13 chromosome 9N, P.virgatum_v5, whole genome shotgun sequence:
cggttactcgcgagatacattattatcttcGTACATCAGTATTGTTGAAGTGGTTTGAAATGGttatggagatgtgagaccgggcggggatgatggtattaggtttggcagcaggacagggttcctgggtgtcttagccccgtccgtgtcgattaaggaccggtcgttgtggcagtgctgatcggggattgaattgtactaaccgcatgccgggagtaggaggtagtcgaaaccggtaagccgagtactgccttgcttcgaaagtacaggaactcgcacccaactcctggggcgagtcgagtagtcgcggagaattgggatacaaatgtttacttttggtggtctcacgttgagctcggctgaccatatgtcgttgggctggttcctgtagttcgaggcggggaggggaatggttggcatgtatagtccgacgggacaaatacgtgccgtgttggttaggtccaccttgcaaggttaaatcgaatcgattcgccgtgtctcgcggatatgagggccttggtctctttgtcacaccgtagcgaATGAGTTAGGGTATTAAAGATATAAAAATGGATATAAATTCTGAATCTTATTGGATGCTCCACATGTGTGTAGACAGGCAACTTTAGGGAGAGTCTAGCTCTATAAAATGTGCGGTTAAAAtgttgaaagtaaggatacacctctagttgctatttctgcaagaacaaaccaccagccaaaagccttgcgtgtctagatatgtgggctaagttatacccactggtcggataagccttgctgagtattagtatactcagggtttgttgccacatttattattataggacacccggacgtcgatttctgcccctgttgtgtcaagttcatccgccgggatgcagaggggtggcaggtcgaggagcgggacccttaggttagggcgctatcgagttgtacacttgtgggctgagtgtgcagcTTTTCTGTTTTGCGTAGACCGATCCGACCGGTCTTATTAGATCAGAACTGGCGAAAGCTAGAATAGTTGTAGTATCTTTTATTTTTGAACTTCAGTCGTATCTTTTGTGAAGTTAGgttgtaaattatttatgtatttgaACTAAAATTAAATGTTTCGTGTCGTGATCACtcttgtattttcaagtaatgagtcgtgcttgtaccatctgcgcccaccttcgtgtgggactaccggtgttgtttcgatcgggccgtgattgagaaaggatcgccaaattaagccgttaagctaatgagcccgatgtgttcaaataacggccattacgcttaattaaagTTTTAATTTGACAGTTCCGTCACAACAAGCTATCCATAATTTTCTGGTTTCACCTCTCCTTGTACGCAAACACAAGGCACGAACATTTCTAGAATTACGGTACGATTCATTACCAAAGCTACAACTGAGATCATGcagcccaaaaaaaaaagttaccaCCTCTGCCGGATTCAGTCAAGAAAGCCGGTCTGCCGGAGCACGGCGTCGCGCACACGCCGGAGGTCGCGTCCCTTGAGCGTGCGGCCGACGCCCTCCAGCATCGAGGACGGCTTACCGGGCACGCCGTAGCCGCCACCCGCGGACGCGCGCGCCACCATCTCGTGCGGGGGCAGCATGGCGGCGTCCCCACGGAAgagctcctcgtcgtcgtcgtccccgtCGCCAGACCCACCGTTGAGTTCGTCCCATTTGCGCCCGCGACTCCAAGGTGGGGGAATGGGGACCTGGACGGGGGCCGACTGGTGGTACGGCACCGCGGGCGGCAGCTCGGGGTCCCTGGCCCTCGGCGCCACCGGGATGGCGCGCGAGGCGGATGGCGGGGACCGCAACGGCGTCGCTGAGgaagccgacgccgccgcggcagccgcgGCGATGGTCGCCTTGCGACGGAGCAGCGTCCCAGCGGTTCCGGATGTGACCGTGGACACTgccacggcagcagca
This window contains:
- the LOC120689567 gene encoding angiomotin-like, translated to MDSPGRPRRSPPAERFLGLFSTPSPSLPSSSPSAGDELLEGDLLFPAPAPSLDPPPDSSKNPGRVPRGHLGLLAALQEGERKVPGRGGAAAAVAVSTVTSGTAGTLLRRKATIAAAAAAASASSATPLRSPPSASRAIPVAPRARDPELPPAVPYHQSAPVQVPIPPPWSRGRKWDELNGGSGDGDDDDEELFRGDAAMLPPHEMVARASAGGGYGVPGKPSSMLEGVGRTLKGRDLRRVRDAVLRQTGFLD